From the genome of Pungitius pungitius chromosome 20, fPunPun2.1, whole genome shotgun sequence:
GTCACGATGATACTTGTGACCAGACGGGTCGTCTGTGGGTTGTTGAAGAGCGCTGCCTCGTTTACTTTTATGTGGAGGCTGATGTATGAAAATCCCACAACAATTATTGAAACAAACCCCGGCAGAGACTCTATCAGCAGCACAGCCACCTGCTGGCCCGGGGAGGAGTAGTGAGGACCACAGGTGATCAAGTGGTCTTCGGTGATCAGCTGTCGAATCACTAAAGAAGGGACGGACAGGATCATCGCAGTCAGCCACAGGAGGACCAGCATCCTCTTCCTTCCAACCTGACTGAAGATTTTCTGCAGCTTCACCACCTGTAGGTAGCGCTGGACACTCAGCGCCGTCACCGTCAGCAGGCTGCCATAAAGGCTGCAGTACATCACATATGTCAAGAGCTTACAGGTCACCAGGCCCAAGGTCCAGTTGTACAGCAAAGTGTAAATCCACAGGGGCAGGGTGACCAGGCAGAGCAGATCTGATATGGCCAAATTCAGCATCAAACTCTGGCTCACACTGGACAGGTGCTGCCAGTTTGGTCTGAGGATGATCACAGCGATGTTTCCAGGTACTccgagcaggaagcagagggacAGCACCAACACAGGGATCAGCCTGATGGAGACCCAGGCGGCAAAAGGTGGATGTCCATCAGAGGAGATGTTAGACGGGACAACAGAGGAGTTGAGTCCTTCCATGCTGCAGACTTGCTGGCAGGAAACCCGAATACTGTACACTCAGCGAGTGAGTGAGGAACCTGTTCCAGTCTTTCAGCTATGCAAACAAGCTCTATTTTGGTTTTGCACATAGTGCCATTTCATCCGAGGTATTGCATACAGAGCTGTCACATCAACGCAATATCAACTCAAGGGGAAGTACAGTCTCCTTCTCAGACAGAAtttcaaaggaaaaacaacacccACACCTTAAAAGAATGTCTATGTTGCCTCGGAAGTTTGAGATTCGGAGTTCAGGTTTGACCTTCAAAACAACAGCTGACAGAAGTATTGGCGAACATCATCAATTGATGAACATCATGTGAGGCTTCAATGCAGTTCTCAGAGCCAACTATCAActttaaatttgaaattttgttgtttattcacCATGGAAACCTAATTTccttttgtatagcccaaaattgcaaattacaaatttgcctttAGAGGGCTTATAAAAACATACAGTGAATGAGCCTTGTGTGCAAAATAAATCGTTTTTCATtgtgtgaaatgaaatattgattacacatttttcaaaataaaaatgtaatgtattgcCAATTTCTTATAAAATGACATGAAACTATGCAAATACTGAgtttatttgatattttctttaaaaaaacatttttctatcGAATTACGTGCAACTATGCAATAACAAAGATTTTTGGAATTTTTGTTTACAAAACAAAGGCGATCATATAAAAGCTGTCCAAGCTGAGCGCTCGCATGATAAGGGtagtgaaagacacacacaaacacacatcaacaaCGCCGCCGGCAACGAAGAAACGCTTCCTGCACTAACTGCATGTCCACacactagatttttttttaacatttagatttagatttaacaattacatttagatttaacatttatatttaacatgtacatttacatttaacatttattatttaacaactttgtgttactgccaaacattgtacttggaaaagttgttgcatgtatttacatgattttgtctctaaatgtttgaaaaagtgacatgtgaatgtTGTCCTGCTATTTTTATTAAtgtgataacgctaaatgtacgaaaactgcacaggattttagaacgtgcaacattttacaaacggcgccccatagtcaTCATGGTGGAATTTGAGGGACTAGAATCTAATGCTAAGTTGAACAGTAATTCATAATACTAGATGTGAGTCATAGGAATTATGCTAATTGCAGCCGTTGTGGCTGGTCCCTAGAGGGCCATGGGGAGTGGCCCCACTTtgagccacaaaaaaagaaaatatatttttttactatattaacaatacattttgaaaatcgTCTGTGTTTTTCAAAACATGGAATAGCCTGAgtaatatttgtgaaataacatctgcgcaaaatatatgcttttcttgCACGTCCTCTCCGCATGTCTCATGGGCTCAGGCCATGTCCCAAagcggcgggtctaagaagcagttagccaatcactgataaagtcaatgagtgacattataattttagcgtcctaaaatacattgaggtTTGGGCTCGCGCTACCTTGCGCTCTCATCAGGGCGAGATTCTGACGTGCCGTTTAAACAACAGCagcgaccaccggcagtgtcctttcaagaagacccgacccgaacTCAGGTgcgagagaagaactttgctgGAGAAACTaaaggtaaaacagctggacccagatcagcctgatctcacaatcagacaacggGCCGTCATGAAAGAGGAAAACATACAACACTGTAGAGATGTTACACCGCcaggtttagctagctagttagctacgtgcTAAAGCCGTGTTTTGGGCCTGACTGTGTTTGGAAGTGGAGGCTGGTTGACCGCTGCGATAAACTCCattgcgtatatatatatatatgtatatatatatatatatatatatatatacactgaatggtttgattaaaatgtctttattatgttaaactgttggaataaatgttaaatatttaactgtaaAGTAATAATGCTTGTTTAATACctcttttgcattaaatcatacAAGGATGTTttctgaaactgattggctggtccTACCGAAAATAAAatccaccagccaccactgcAGAATACGATCAAACAGAGGTAAAATACACTGTGGCATGTATTTAATACGGACCTTAAGAAAAAATTGAATAAATTTGTTCATTATTTGAGTTTTTTCCATTTCACACAACTTCATATCTTTGCTGTATTTCAATTACTATGagaatattaaacattttaccaCACTACTTTTATTTGGACAGTTGTTAATTACATACAAAACATATAATGAGCTTCTTAAAATATTCCCACAATGTGCATTTTGCCTACTACTTGCCATAATACTTGTGCTCAACATATAATTATTAGCTGAGGTTTACGTTTTCTACAGTACTTTTTTATAGCTCTTTGACAGTCTTACCAGCTGCGTCCCAATGGGTCTggtatttatgctaagctaagttagccAGCTGCTGGTTGTCTTCACTTCACATACCGTACATTCACTTTTTCAGTTAGGCACTATTGCTGAGAATATAACGTTTGGCCATAAAATTGCAAAAGCACTTTTCATtatgtataataaaatattgattacatctttattttaaaattattgTATTTCAATAGTTTTCTAAAAAATTACAAGTAACTATgcaacaaaaatgtttgttaaGATGTTTCTTTCTAATTGCAAACAAAAGCAATTGTATAAAAACTGTTGTTTCATCTGACTGAAAATCTTGTGGACAATCTAATACACAGACAGTATATGTATGATGAAGTATAAGAAAATTAGAACCAAATTATGACCAAAAAAAGTGTTTACTTGCAAAGTCTGTACATTTCCTTGATTAATTTTGTTTACGAAACATCTGTTTTAACAGCTCTGTCCAAGGAACAGTTGTGGTCAGCTCACAGTTGATTTGAGGAAAGATGATGGATAatctaaaaaaatgaataaacttcATATTGCTTTTTGTTATAgatccaaaagaaaaaacaattgtgttgtttttctaaatATCAAGCCAATGACTTCACTggtatttgtatttaatattattaGATTTCCTTAAACGGCAGTCTTCCGCCCAAAGTATCTAAGTTCCCCTTTTTTTGCACGCATTGGAGATTTTTCTAGAAGCAAATGCATAAAGGAGTGGATTCATGAAACTATTTACAAATACAAGCGCTCTACTTATTCTCCGGCTGTACGTGCAAGACTTCAACATGTTGTCATCGTTGCGTGAAAGAGCTGCAACCATCAGCATATTTGTGATGTGAAACGGCATCCATAGCACAAAAAAGGTCACAATGATACTTGTGACCAGACGGGTCGTCTGTGGGTTGTTGAAGAGCGCTGCCTCGTTCACTTTTCTGTGCACGCTGATGTATGAAAATACTACAATAGTTATTGAAACAAACCCCGGCAGAGACTCCGTCAGCAGCACAGCCACCTGCTGGTCCGTGGAGGAGTAGTGAGAAATGCAGCTGGTCAAGTGGTCTTCGGTGGTCGGCTGCCGAAACGCTAAAGCAGGGACGGACAGGATCATCGCAGTCAGCCACAGGAGGACCAGCATCCTCTTCCTTCCAACCTGACTGAAGATCTTCTGCAGCTTTACCACCTGTAGGTAGCGCTGGACACTCAGCGCCGTCACCGTCAGCAGGCTGCCATAAACACTGCAGTAAACTTGATATGCAATGAGCTTACAGGTCACCAGGCCGAAGGTCCAGCTGTACAGAAAAGTGTAAATCCACAGGGGCAGGGTGATCAGGCAGAGCAGATCTGATATGGCCAAATTCAGCATCAAACTCTGGCTCAGACTGGACAGGTGCTGCCAGTTTGGTCTGAGGATGATCACAGCGATGTTTCCAGGTACTccgagcaggaagcagagggacAGCACCAACGCAGGGATCAGCCTGATGGAGACCCAGGTGGCAAGAGGTGGATCTCCATCAGAGGAGGAAATGTTAGACGGGATGACAGAGGGGTTGAGTTCTTCCATTCTGCAGACTCGCTGGTATCTGTTATACTGTCCTCTGAACGAGTTATGAGGAAAAATGTACTTAATTTAGAGGAACAGGAGGTTCACCTTTGTTGTACCCAAACAGGAACGAGGTACAAATAACTTTTTGCTGCTAAGGAACTAAAATTTTACCCCAGTTTCATAAGCTCCATTTTGGTTTAATAAGCTCTATTTGGTTATCTAGCTGAGAACCAACCAGCACACAAGGGATTATTTTCCTCAAGAATACCTTTATTGACTTTGAAACAGTCAACAAATATCATCATCTCAGATATTTTAACATAGTATTTTCCTGGATACAGACCTGTCACATCATCAACTCAAGGGAAGTTCAGACTAATTCTCTGAACgaatttcaaagtaaaagcaccaCCCCGCACCTTAAAAGAATGTTTAAGATTCAGAGTTCACTTTTAACCTTGAAAACAGCAGCTGACGGAAGACTCACACAATAAAAAGGAACTCGGCCCCAGGAGTGACAAAGGGTGAAGGTTGGAAGTCAGGATTTTTATTCATCACTGATAGCacggaaaaataaatacaaacaagagTGGAGAAACAGGTCTTAAGTATATTTAAAGGATCTGAAAGTATTTCCGTAAAACTCTCGACACATTTTGGATTTCAGCATTCAAGTTAGAAACTGTAGCAAATCGTATTAAGGTTTTAGTTTAGTCAAGACGGGAATGTGCGGTTCCTCCAATGTAGTTTAACGTAAGCAGATACACACAATTAATTTATTTCTCAATCTTCACTACCGTCATCAAAGTTCTCTTTGCCCTTTTTTGGTATTAATACGTGTATCTATGGTGAGACTTTCAACATGGGAGCTTCTTTATTAACAACAGTATCCatgttccctttttttgcacacagtgCACATGTTTCCAGAAGCAAATGCATAAAGGAGTGGATTCATGAagctatttacaaaaacaagagcTCTCACAATGCTTTGGCTGTACATGAGAGAGTCCCAAATCTCGTTGTTGCGTGAAATAGCTGCAACCATGAGCATATTTGTGATGAGATACGGCATCCATAGCACAAAAAAGGTCACGATGATACTCGTGACCAGACGGGTCGTCTGTGGGTTGTTGAAGAACGCTGCCTCGTTCACTTTTATGTGGAGGCTGATGTATGAAAATCCCACAACAATTATTGAAACCAACCCCGACAGAGACTCCGTCAGCAGCACAGCCATCTGCTGGTCCGGTGTGGAGTAGTGAGGAATGCAGGTGGTCCAGTGGTCTTCATTGGACAGCTGTCGAAACACTGAATAAGGGACGGACAGGATCATCGCAGTCAGCCACAGGAGGACCAGCATCCTCTTCCTTCCAACCTGACTGAAGATTTTCTGCAGCTTCACCACCTGTAGGTAGCGCTGGACACTCAGCGCCGTCACGGTCAGCACGCTGCCATAAAGGCTGCAGTACACCACATATGCAATGAGCTTACAGGTCACCAGGCCGAAGGTCCAGCTGTACAGCAACATGTAAATCCACAGGGGCAGGGTGATCAGGCAGAGCAGATCCGATATGGCCAAATTCAGCATCAAACTCTGGCTCAGACTGGACATGTGCTGCCAGTTTGGTCTGAGGATGATCACAGCGATGTTTCCAGGTACTccgagcaggaagcagagggacAGCACCAACGCAGGGATCAGCCTGATGGCGACCCAGGCGACAAAAAGTGGATGTTTATCAGATGAGGAGATGTTAGACGGGACAACAGAGGAGTTGAGTTCTTCCATTCTGCAGACTCGCTGGTATCTGGTATCTGTTAAACTGTCCTCAGAGTTATGAGGGGAAACTGTGCATTTAAGGAACAGGATGTTCACTTTTGATAAATCCAAACAGGAACGAGATACAAAGATCCTGTTTAATGATAAAAGGCCAGACCTCTCAAACTCCATCGCGAATGATCTGAAGTCCTAGGATTTTATCTCTTTGATTCTTTAAATCAAAGCCCCAGATAGACACTCTTGAAGAAAGGGTTTTGTTGGTAAATCTCTTTGTAAATAACTCAATATAAATGCATATCCTTCTAAACATCACTGTTTCAACAATGATTGCAGAAACggcaaaaaacactttaaactcTCTCCACCAGGCTGCACGTTGGCCCAAAAATGCTTTGTCATCACATAATTAAAACCTTCATTCATGCTTGCCCCCTCCTGGTGGACTTCCCCTTTGTGCTGGTGTCCTCGTTGCTTCTTCCTGCATCAGAGTGGGATGTGGAGCTCTATGAGGATCCTGCACAAAGCTGCTCCTCGCACTGCAGCTGGGAGCCGTTTTTGTAcgtagagttttttttattgatgtcaAATTCTCTGGAAGTTTtggggatgtttttttaaattgttgtgaGGTAGGAATAGACATCTGTTTTGCTTGTCAATTCTTCTCAAACTAAAGTGAAATATTAGCTCTCTGTattgtttcaaaatgtttgcTTATTTTATGTTATGTCACAACTAATGATTTCGGGTGGGAACAATAAGATCAGAAAACCTTATGTTTTAAAAGAACTGATCTATGTTGTAATAAAAGCATTGCCAGCTTTTTGAACTGTATatttaatgaattaaattgCAGTTAATTTGGCTTATTGTTTGGAAACTGAGCTTCTGCGCCCTCTGCTGGCTTTAAAACCAGCATCAATGCTACAAGTTTGAGACGTGGgaacagggccgggtctagacaggcatgtatgagggggcagccacaaatcttgagggggcattgtgctccagcaccttttaccatgtctaattgacaaatttagtttgagggggcacaacatttatttgagggggccaggccccctcttgcccctgcctagacccggccctgcgtGGGAACATGCATAGAATGTCTTTCTCCACCTGGTGAACAAATAGATGTCATTAgatgatattttattttcatcttgggTTCTCTTTGTTCTTCTCAGTAGGATGCGATTCAATCTCTCTCCGTGTGTGCTGCTCTGTGCAGCAGCCCTGACCCTCTCCGGAGCTTCGGGTGAAGATGAGGACAGCCGGGTGCACAGGTGGACCAGGCAGCGCCTCCCGGTGCTGctggacacgcacacagagcctCTGGGGACGCCTGGGTTCAgccggcaggaggaggaggaggagagaagctggCCAGAGACACTCTGCGGTATAGAGTGCCAAAGCAGCCTGCCGCCCCTGGACCGCAGCGAGCAAGAGAGGATTCTGGGATATGAGACCATGCACGCCAACGGCGCGCGCACTCGCACGGATGTCAGTTTGCAGGGCTTTAACGAGACCTCTGCGGGGCCGCCGGCCCGTGCGCCAGCTCGCGTCCGCACGAGACGACAGGTTTATGGGGCGGATGGGCGATTTGTCATCTCTGATTCGCGTTTCATCACAAACTACCCTTTCTCTACCGCCGTGCGCCTCTCCACGGGCTGCTCCGGAGTCCTAATATCCCCCAAACACATGCTGACAGCGGCACACTGCATCCACAATGGGAGGGACTACCTGGAGGGTACCAGAAGCCTCAGAGTAGGGGTGATGCAGCTGAGGACGAcgggtgggaggagaggagggaggcggaAGGGCGGCAGGAAAGAAGCAGGGCAGAGAGCTGAGGAGCGGATccaggaggaaagggaggagccGAATAGCCTGGATGGAGATGCGCTGACGGGGAGACGGGGAGGCAAAGGCAGGAGGCGCGGGGGAGGGAACCACGAGGGGGAGGATGAAGCCGGTCGTGGTAGCGCTGGAGGCCTCaagggagaaggagcagcagggaAACCGAAAAGCACCACCCGTGTGCCGCGTAGTGCTGAGCCCGGGAAGCGGCCCGCCTTCCGTTGGGCCCGGGTCAGACGGACTAGAGTCCCTCAAGGATGGATCCACGGCAGCAGCTCCACGCGCTCGGTGTCCGCCGACTACGATTACGCTCTCCTGGAGCTCAAGCGGCCCCTCGGGAAAAAGCACATGGTGCTCGGAGTGGCCCCCTCTGAAGGCCCCCCTGCACGGGTCCACTTCTCGGGCTATGACGCTGACAAAAGCCCGCCGGATGGGAGCGGCGACGAGAAGGTGGTTTACCGGTTTTGTTCGGTGTCCGACCAGTCGGACCACTTGATGTACCAGCGCTGTGACGCTCAGCCGGGCGCCGCAGGTGCAGGTGTTTACCTGCGCCTGAGGCAGGAAGTGGGAAAGGGCGGCGGGAAAGGGAAGTGGCAGCGGAGGGTGGTTGGGGTGTTTTCAGGCCACCGCTGggtggaggcggagggaggTGGGCGGAGGGACTTCAACGTCGCAGTGAGGATCACCCCAGCCAAATATGCGCAGATCTGTCACTGGATCCATGGAGATCCAGAGCTCTGTGAAGAGGTTTGACTGCTCTTTGGGGGCCCGTCTGGGCCTGTGTGTATAACTAAAGAGTATTAGGAGCAGTTCTCAACTTTTTGAAAGTTGAAAGTTCTTTGGTAGAAAAAAGGACCCAGAAGCTTAATGGAAAAAAGCAAGTGTGCGTGCAGAGTACAGGTGTGAGTGCCGACTGCGGTCGTAGTCATGTCCATACAAAGTTCACTTCCTCAATGCACTTAAACAGCCAATAACCCTTCTCGAAAGGTTATGCGTCTTGgctgcaaaaaaacatgaatgttgTGCTGTTTGGGATATTTTGGCAATCTGAAATCAGAATGTGTTGACAATTTTGTGTTATGTTGAGGCATCTGTCGCGCTCCCATTGTTTGTAatagaacttttttttcttcacatattATAAGgacattacaaataaaatgtccccAAAATTAAAACTGTTTACCCACTGCCTCTGGCAAGTCACACCTTGCTAATGTTTTAACACACCAGCTGTTATTCTTAACTGTAACAACAAGAGCAAAACACTTAATTAAACTAACACTGTAATAATGAGAAGGATAAGAAAATGATTGCTCTATTAAAAATTAGTAAAacaaactttacttttctttattaCTTCATGTTAAAGAAATACTAAGTGTACTCTACACAACACACCATATATGTGTTGTCATATATGGGATGTTCATACAATcttgtattattattgtgtttgatGATGAACAGAAATCTGTATGCCACAACTGATTTTGCACCACCCGCACCTTAAAAGAATGTTTAAGATTCTGAGTTCACTTTTAACTGTGAAAACAGCAGCTGACGGAAGAATCTGTAAACTTCATATACTTATGAATATCACCTGAAGTGTTGTTTAATTACAAATTAAACCTTTTGTGTAAATTGATTAATCCTGTATTCCATCATCATCTCTCAGCATGATAACAGTAATACGGTGATTGAGCCTTTGATTAAAGTGTGTGCATCTATTATTCACAAGTCAATCTTTTGACTCTTTGCTTgacttttttaaatcacttttctACACATCTAGCTGAGAACCAACCAGCACGCAAGGGATTATTTTCCTCAAGAATACCTTTATTGACTTTGAAACAatcaacaaaatacacaaacaatacATTTGCAGGCCGCAAATTAAAATTTTGCAAATTACCAATGACAAGCTACCATCTAGGACCgtctaacacacacaaagcccatCTCATACTTCACCTCCACGCACCACAATTACACAGAATAAAAAGGAACTCGGCCCCAGGAGTGACAAAGGGTGAAGGTTGGAAGTCAGGATTTTTATTCATCACTGATAACACggaaagacaaaagacaaacaagagTGGAGAAACAGGTCTTAAGTATATTTAAAAGATCTGAAAGAATATCCGTAAAACTCTCGACTCATTTTGGATTTCAGCATTCAAGTTTGAAACTACCGTCATCAAAgttctctttgctcttttctgGTATTCTGTCAATAATACGTTGATCTATGGTATGACTTTCAACATGGGAGCTTCTTTATTAACAACAGTATCCatgttccctttttttgcacacagtgCACATGTTTCCAGAAG
Proteins encoded in this window:
- the LOC119195292 gene encoding leukotriene B4 receptor 1-like; translation: MRAQVYSIRVSCQQVCSMEGLNSSVVPSNISSDGHPPFAAWVSIRLIPVLVLSLCFLLGVPGNIAVIILRPNWQHLSSVSQSLMLNLAISDLLCLVTLPLWIYTLLYNWTLGLVTCKLLTYVMYCSLYGSLLTVTALSVQRYLQVVKLQKIFSQVGRKRMLVLLWLTAMILSVPSLVIRQLITEDHLITCGPHYSSPGQQVAVLLIESLPGFVSIIVVGFSYISLHIKVNEAALFNNPQTTRLVTSIIVTFFVLWMPYHITNMLIVGAISRNDDNMLKSGMYIQSIVGALVFVNSFMNPLLYAFASGNMCTVCKKREHGYCC
- the LOC134107843 gene encoding leukotriene B4 receptor 1-like; the encoded protein is MELMKLGGQYNRYQRVCRMEELNPSVIPSNISSSDGDPPLATWVSIRLIPALVLSLCFLLGVPGNIAVIILRPNWQHLSSLSQSLMLNLAISDLLCLITLPLWIYTFLYSWTFGLVTCKLIAYQVYCSVYGSLLTVTALSVQRYLQVVKLQKIFSQVGRKRMLVLLWLTAMILSVPALAFRQPTTEDHLTSCISHYSSTDQQVAVLLTESLPGFVSITIVVFSYISVHRKVNEAALFNNPQTTRLVTSIIVTFFVLWMPFHITNMLMVAALSRNDDNMLKSCTYSRRISRALVFVNSFMNPLLYAFASRKISNACKKRGT
- the LOC134107844 gene encoding leukotriene B4 receptor 1-like; this translates as MEFESLTDTRYQRVCRMEELNSSVVPSNISSSDKHPLFVAWVAIRLIPALVLSLCFLLGVPGNIAVIILRPNWQHMSSLSQSLMLNLAISDLLCLITLPLWIYMLLYSWTFGLVTCKLIAYVVYCSLYGSVLTVTALSVQRYLQVVKLQKIFSQVGRKRMLVLLWLTAMILSVPYSVFRQLSNEDHWTTCIPHYSTPDQQMAVLLTESLSGLVSIIVVGFSYISLHIKVNEAAFFNNPQTTRLVTSIIVTFFVLWMPYLITNMLMVAAISRNNEIWDSLMYSQSIVRALVFVNSFMNPLLYAFASGNMCTVCKKREHGYCC
- the LOC134107821 gene encoding serine protease 23-like — encoded protein: MRFNLSPCVLLCAAALTLSGASGEDEDSRVHRWTRQRLPVLLDTHTEPLGTPGFSRQEEEEERSWPETLCGIECQSSLPPLDRSEQERILGYETMHANGARTRTDVSLQGFNETSAGPPARAPARVRTRRQVYGADGRFVISDSRFITNYPFSTAVRLSTGCSGVLISPKHMLTAAHCIHNGRDYLEGTRSLRVGVMQLRTTGGRRGGRRKGGRKEAGQRAEERIQEEREEPNSLDGDALTGRRGGKGRRRGGGNHEGEDEAGRGSAGGLKGEGAAGKPKSTTRVPRSAEPGKRPAFRWARVRRTRVPQGWIHGSSSTRSVSADYDYALLELKRPLGKKHMVLGVAPSEGPPARVHFSGYDADKSPPDGSGDEKVVYRFCSVSDQSDHLMYQRCDAQPGAAGAGVYLRLRQEVGKGGGKGKWQRRVVGVFSGHRWVEAEGGGRRDFNVAVRITPAKYAQICHWIHGDPELCEEV